The following nucleotide sequence is from Armatimonadota bacterium.
AGCAGGTCGCGTTCGGCCGCCGTGACCTGCTCTTGCGCCTCGATCTTGTCGCGGTACAGGCCGATGCCTTCTTCCACCGAGACGTCCGCCAGTCGAAGCTTTTCCCGCGCCACCTCCAGGCTCTTCTCCAGGATGCCGATCCGCTCTTCCTGGGACCGCAGCCCGCGGGCGGTCTCCCGCACCTCGGTGGTGATGCGCTGGCGCGCCTCCTCGCGGCCGCGCTGCGCGAGCAGCCAGCCGCGCTGGGCCGAGCGCACCGCCTCGCTCAGCGCCCACGACCCCACGGGAATGCTCGTCCGGATGCCCACCGTCCAGTCGGTGCCGCCCTCACCGTCGGCACGGGTGGTGGAGG
It contains:
- a CDS encoding TolC family protein; the protein is VTLGLQVGNVPELTTEPAYKPVVFDVDALVGAALRNRAEVVIEDLAVEDASAALRISRSDRKPALDVFGSSTTRADGEGGTDWTVGIRTSIPVGSWALSEAVRSAQRGWLLAQRGREEARQRITTEVRETARGLRSQEERIGILEKSLEVAREKLRLADVSVEEGIGLYRDKIEAQEQVTAAERDLLDAQISYYFGVLRLRRAVGGDVLQGLEQETVESAAAPPAAP